Within Nilaparvata lugens isolate BPH unplaced genomic scaffold, ASM1435652v1 scaffold5207, whole genome shotgun sequence, the genomic segment TATGGTTCTGATGTGGTGtcttttcaaaacttgaactAGCACTTTTGAATTCACAAAGCTCGCAGCTGTatggtttttctccagtatgtgtgtcATATGACTTTTCAAATGACATAACTGAGAGCTTTTGAAGTCACATAACTCACAGCtaaaaggtttttctccagtatgtgttctgatatgtctcTTCAAACCTTCTGACTTAGCACTTTTGTAGTCGCAAAAGTCACAGATgtaaggtttttctccagtatgtgttgtTATATGTTCTTTCAAAAGACAAGAACGAGCAgttttgtagtcacaaaactcgcagctgaacGGTGTTTCCCCAGTGTGTTCCGAATGTGTCTCTTCAAATTAGCAGAATTGGTGTTTTATAGCTACAGTGAGCACAGCTGTGGAGCTTGGTCTTTTTGCCAGCCACAGATGACTCAGTGCACTTTTCCATTGGAGAGATGGCATGCTCATTCAGTCCACCCTCTTCTGTTGTGTAGTCTTGGCCAGATGTGCTGCAGTTTGAATGCCACATCTCTGGTTCACTGTTCACTGCAGTTCCTCCAGCTTCTTGCTCATCTGCAATCATCAATAATGCAACatttaaaatatgaaaacaGGATATTATAGGATATAATACAGGATATTAGTGTCATTAACGTTATAgtgagtggaaatgataggacaaCAGATCAAACAATTTTGTTTTACATCCGCCTTCCATAGTAGGTAACTTTGATCCAAGTCCTCCCAgccaatataatattaattattgattataataaacatcaataatataCATTAGTTGTCAAGAAAATAAACGCCATCTGCaaaaatttccatctgtatactGGCTGGCTGCTATGGCTTAGTATAAAATGagtgctgctatccagagattgcctgtttggtgtaagggtaagcatttcTGACTAGCAATTGGAAAGTACCAGGTTCAATTCCCGGGCTCACAATATTTTTGGTGGTAGCTCTCATTGAatctccatctagctgttaaccctatTGTCAACATTAGTAATAGGTAtttggggtgatttgcagcatttaattaggattttcgttcaataaaaattattcaataataatttggtCACCATTAAATAGTGGATTACATTTTTGATAACATATTTTGGTAGTTcattaaatcatatttattcatagcTTACTAATGATTTAGAAATAGAGCAGAGTTATAGAAGGTTAGAGTAATCTGCTTTATCTAACAACATATGTTACTCAGGTGCTGACTTAATAACGTGATTATAACTGTAGTTTTGTTTAATTTTTGTCACATGAAGCTGTATAGTCGAGCAGAGCTCGCACAGCATGTGACATGTCAGAATTTTATAAACATTCAAAAGAACAATGTTCGAGAGCCTACTCACCAGCCAACACTGCTTAACAGATTACCTCAAAACAGCCAGCAAGCCAGGGATGGTAAGGGATGATAAGCCAATAATATGCTTTAGCAAAGTTCTTTAGTATAATAGcacaatgattttttttctagtcaaaattctttattacatattcttcaagaatagcaatggttgtcaagaataaaaaaaatatatatataatttatatataaaagcgaaatggcactcactgactgactgactgactgattgactgactcactcactcgcataactaaaatctaccggaccaaaaacgttcaaatttggtaagtatgttcagttggccctttagaggcgcactaagaaatcttttggcaatattcaactttaagggttgtttttaagggttaaagttcgtcttttagcatatatattgttcttctcccaatctcttaattataattgaaatttccatatcatatgttactatagaactatatagatagagtacctcttcgaaacagttgttaactggcaactaaattaataattttgtcaggttggcattagttgagttgactttgttaggttggcaccaagttgaagatttaaatgcatttatcgcggaaaaattgattgggcactgctacttcaatcctgggaatattatattacaagccgtcaggctcgcttcgctcgccatatccgtttagccagacgtttagtctggacccccgactggattgtcctaacatgataaaaatgcaggcgagcgaagcgagcctgctaatctcattcatggacgatccagtcgggggtccagggggcggagccccctggctagacggatatggcgagcgaagcgagcctgacggctagtcatatatatttgattgtttgtattttacaattatattttttcattgccAGTCTGTGTCTCCTGTTTCAAGAAACTCACTAAGTCTTTTTTTCAATGTCACACAATCCAGCCTCTTTATTTTCTCCGGTAGGTGATTTCACAGTTTTCTGCCCACATATGAAGGTTTCTCTTCGAAGATTGCAGTCCTGTGCCTTGGGAGTACATAGTTGTCTGCCTGCTGAGTAACGTATTTATGAACATCTGTGCCTCTCTGGAGATTTAGTTGGCTAACATGGGTGATGACTTCCATGATGTAGATGTTAGTCACCGTCATGATGCCCAGATGACGGAAGGCATCTCGATATGTCTCTCTTTGTTTGAGACTTGCCAGCACTCTCATAGCCCTCTTCTGATGTGTGAGAACCCTCTTTAGATTGCCCGCAGACGATCCCCCCGCACACAATAAGCCCATATCTCAGGTAGGACTCTACCAGGGCATGGTATGCTGCTTTTGCCGCTTCCGTGTTGCAATACACTTCACTCTTCTTACCACATAGATTCCTGAGCCTAGTTTCTTGCATACTGAATCTACATGTGCATTCCATGATAGGCCCCTGTCTATTGTAATGCCCAAAAATTCAACCTTGTCCTTATCTATGCTGCATGAGTTTGTTAATTGGACCCCTCTTCTACTGAAATTAACTTCAATTGTTTTTGAGGCATTCATAACAAGATCGTTGACATTACAGTATTCTTGAGTTTTCTGTAGAGAGTTGGCAGCATTTGTGATCAATCCCTCAGCCGTGTTGCTTGAGACTAAAAGTGTTGTATCATCGGCATACATTATGCATTTTGTGTTTTGATCCTCTATGAGTGCAGGGAAGTCATTGACAAAGAGAATGAAGAGAACTGGTCCAAGAACTGACCCTTGTGGGACTCCTCTTGCAACAGGTAGTGGTTTGGATTGGTATGGCCTTGTTAATCCATGAATTGTGCCCTTGATCTCAACCAGTTGTGTTCTGCATGATAGGCAACTCATTAACCATTTGTGTGCTGTTCCATTAACTTCTAGTAGTttcagtttttctcaattatgtCATGTCCCAAGCAGTCAAATGCTTTGCTGTAATCCAGTAGAAGTGCTGATATAGTCTTTTCATTATCTATTTAATCAATAATGTGTTCAATAAGACTGATGATTGCGGATGTTGTTGATTTCCCTTTTGGAAGCCATGCTGTCTGGTGGTTATCAGAGATTGGGTGTTCAAGTATGTCAGTAATCTAAGTAAGACAatcttttctataatttttgagaatgtGGATACCAAAGATATTGGACGATAATTCTTCATTTCAGTTTTTGACCCCTTTTTGTGTTTTGGGTAGACCTTTGTTATCTTGAGCAGAGATGGGAATTGGTCAGAGCAGAATGATTTGTTTATAATGGTTACTAGAGGTGGGATCAGTTCGTCTGCACAGTGTTTCACAATTTGTGGTGAGTATTCATCCACTCCACTTGATCCTTTTGATTTCAGGGTGTTAATGACATtctctatctcttcatagttggTTGGCTCTAGTCTGCAGAATCTAATAGCGTCAGTTCCCTCTTGATTTTTTGTGTCTATACTTTCGTCATCTTGTGTGGGTTTATTGTTGTGCTTGAGTGTCTCCCCTACAACATCTGTAAAGTAGCCATTGAGAAGCTCTGCTACTAAGAGTGGGTTAACTACCTCTTCACCATCTATTCCAAGACATATTTGAGATGTTTGTTGTGGTGTTGTTGCACAAGCGAGGGATGTAGGTAAGGGATGATAAGCCAATAATATGCTTCAGCAAAGTTCTTTAGTATAATAGAACAATGATTGTAGTTGCACAGAGACAGTGATACTGGAAAAAGTTAACAGAGGTAATTAATAAAATGGGATACCTTCAAATCTATAACAAGTTGTAGGAGAACCTCTTTAGATTGATATTTATGCAATTTTATGGAATAGTCTAAACACATTTCATCTAACACACTGCACATTTGTTCTGTACATGTGCGTGGTTGATATGTGGCAGACAGCCCATTCAGGAGTAGCGTTTACACAGGAGTTCCACTCCCAAACATTGAAACACTTTATGTGAGAAAGCTGGCCACAATCTAATCACCCAAGCAACAGAGGTAGACCCTGGTCAGGTCAATCAAGAATCTGTTAGTAATAGAATTCATCTCACCATATGGACCCTCTTTGatgaagatcatgttgtagccaGGGATTAGATAACTTTGTTGGCCGCAATCATCTTCCACTGCATCTGGTTGCTGGCTTctatcatcctcatcctcctccttttcctttttaaCAGTAACTGTCGCCATCTGCAACAAATACACATAAAATCCAATAGTAGGCATATTATTTTTAGAGACTACTATTATTTACAGAGGTCTATGAAGGCCTTAGAAGCATAAGTTGGATGTAACTTGAGGTACAAGTGAGCAAGTGCATGTCTTGAACATATCACAAGTGCCCCATCAACAGAAGAAAATGGAGTATCCCAGATTGgctggatttcaatttgtctcattgaaaaataagatgaaCATAGCATAAAAGGTCTGTTTAATTATGTTGTAGAGATGAAAAGGAATGTTAGGTTCTTCCTTTTGATTGGCCTTATTATGTTGATATCATGATTCTATGGCCCAAATTCACCAAAAACGAAAACTAGGTTTGAGCGACAGTATGTTTCAAGTCAGATGattttgaattggatttgtaacatgattttttttattgagaatCAACTGGACCTCAAACCAAGTTTTTGTTTTGGTGAATTCGGTCCTAAATGTTAGGATCTTTTTAGATGATAACACAAATAACAGAATGTTATGTTTTTGCAGCttttttagcacacttgaattCTGGACAAATGAATATCACCAGAGAACTatgataattctattaaatatttTACATACTAGCAAACTATCAATTGCTGACTTGCTGTTGGAAATTCACACACTGAAGTCTGTGAAATATTACttttacactgttctttctcAAAGATGGAGATGTCCAATGCTCTATccttcactaatcactcccactacctagcagcattctaaCGCATTGCGCCAATACTCCCCACCAGCTATTGCCTGGCATTGTGTtccaaaattgtttactggcagcaggtatattggtttggtGTGATTAtggagatgtgttcatcacaagaatgtaaagcgaaatgacacggTGCATCCAAATGCACACAGGATGACCATCtctgtctatgctacaaactgtggaaggagaaatgggtttctcctcttcatgttaaaagtaaaatCTCACAGACTTTAGCAGATACTGATCGGTAAGTGAACGTGACACTAAATGAAGCACTGTTTGGTCTAACTGATCAGGAAACaaaagagaaaactcctatattaattctattattaattctatggttgctattattaattctgtggtcTAACTGATCAGGAAACAAAATATGTCATATCTGGTTCATTCACTGATCAGCTCATCATACTTTTTTAGGTACTTGCTGAATGTTaacagacatggctgaatacAAGGTGGTTTACAATTATAATGGAatctattattatgtatttgggagcagaaAAATggattggataataataatttattattgttatattattattatcaatatgatgaatatgaaattgataataacattcagattgaaatataaattgCAGGCAATCCTTTAAATTTGTGGAGTCATTCACTGAACATAAAGGGTAAGGCcatagcctcctctaatacaaggccgcggcctacgatattgcaacgtcgcagtgtaggcctagaatctaatacatgattggtggaaaagatttaaaaaaataccaggtgatctttttcaccaatgaACTTTAATCTATTTAACATAAAAATTCCCTTCGACAGTTTGccacataatattttgatgtgtaAGCCCCATTTTAAATTGCTTTGAACTGTAATACCGAGAAACTTTGCATTGTCAGGTTGCAATCTAAATCCAAATTCCAAAAGTTGAGTTTTGTCCTTATTAAGACACAATGAATTAGAAGCTGtccaatcttcaattatttcattaaccGTATGTAAGCTACCAGAAAgaccattattttttatttgaacagctaaatcatcagcaaacataaatggttttacatttttacaacTGATTGCTGCAGGAAGATCATTAACATATATAATGAAGAGGATAGGACCTAGTGTGGAACCCTGTGGAACACCTGATAACacttttaaataattagaaaaacagCCATCATAAAAAACAGATTGGAATCTATCACTCAAGTAAGAGGCAATTAAATTGGTTGACATGTCATCAAAACCATAGAATTTGAGCTTTTGTAATAAGATGGGATGagatattgtatcaaaagctcgGCTCATGTCATAGAAGCTGCCTAGTAGATTACACTTCTCATCAATAGAATAGATACAGTTTTCCATGAATTCAGATATAGCTGTATTTGTGCTTCTATTAGGTCTGAACCCAAATTGACTATCGGAGAACAAtgagttattttcaaaaaactcaacaatctgacaatacaaaattacctcaaagattttagaaataactGGAATGATAGAAATCGgtctaaaattattatactcaCTTGGTCTAGTAACTTCATTGATTgttaaattgagattgaaactTGACAGCAAATTTTTTAAGACCATACTGTAGTTAGAATCTATCATCaaatttacattgaaatccCCACAGAGGATAATGCTAGCATTAGTActattattgctatttaaaaCATCAAGCATGCCGAGAAGCGTTTCTATGAAAGCCTCAAAATTACTCGCTAAAGGAACACGGTAAATTTCAATGCAAATAACATTATATTGCTCAATCAACACAGCTGAAATCTCACAAACCCTTTCAACGGATAATTCAACCAAATATGGAATTTCAACTGCAATTAAGGATGACTTAACACAGATCAAAGATCCACCTCTTTGCCCTGTAGGCCTGCAATATGCGCTGATGCATGTAAAGCCACTAATTTCAATCTCAGTCAGATCATTTGAATCCAACCAATGTTCAGAAACACATAATATGTCTTCATCAAATTTGCAGTTGAAACTTGTGagttcatccaatttatttatcaaaccTTGAACATTCCAATGAGCAACAACTAAATTAGATGATTGATCGTTACTAAGTAGTGAAACAATTCGAAGTGAGTGCAATGTGCAACCACTAACAGCaatcattaaaaatacagaATGAAGTGGACAAATCACCTATGTCTATGCCACCAACTCGTCTtccactacaagcttggaagttgcagttggatgggaaagggacgtcggaagaccgaggaagcggtggacaccggaacaggctttacaagcctagtccatgatcgatgataataatgatccttgtattatttttcttaaacagttttaggttatgtcacagttGTAAGGTTAGTTTTTCATGCATAATTCTGATAGAATTTCattccaaaataaacttgcaaagtataaattacaaatttagatagactaatccaaataattcagGTACTCCATGACATTTATTTGGCTTTTCATCTGCTCCAAAGCAATAACTGAATTGTCTAAATtcacatagacaccctatacactgtctattattagtgtgttgttgggagtgtaagagtgtaagaagggcacagtatgagagactaccagcgtcacttagcttcaccaaaaacaactactaggactatcggcttcagtcaacactcacatttgcaacatagacaccatatacactgtctattattagtgtgttgttggagtgtaagaagggcacagtatgaggactaccagcgtcacttagcttcaccaaaaacaactactaggactatcggcttcagttaacactcacatttgcaacatagacaccctatacactgtctattattaggtGTTTTGTTGGGaatgtaagagtgtaagaagggcacagtatgagagactaccagcgtcacatagcttcaccaaaaacaactactaggactatcgcttcagttaacactcacatttgcaacatagacaccctatacactgtctattattagtgtgttgttgggagtgtaagagtgtaagaagggcacagtatgagagactaccagcgtccacatagcttcacaaaaaacaactactaggactatcggcttcagttaacactcacatttgcaacatagacaccctatacactgtctattattagtgtgttgttggagtGTAGAGTGAAgaaggcacagtatgagagctaccagcgtcacatagcttcaccaaacaactactaggactatcggcttcagttaacactcacatttgcaacatagacaccctatacactgtctattattagtgtgttgttgggagtgtaagagtgtaagaagggcacagtatgagagactaccagcgtcacatagcttcacgaaaaacaactactaggactatcggcttcagttaacactcacatttgcaacatagacaccctatacactgtctattattagtgtgttgttgggagtgtaagagtttaagaagggcacagtatgagagactaccagcgtcacatagcttcactaaaaacaactactaggactatcggcttcagttaacactcacatttgcaacataaacgtcttataccatgggatatcttcttatgctatcttttctctatggctgTGGTCTAAAGGACATCTCACGTAGCGCAGcttgaaacatttattttaaAAGACGTAGCTCATTTATCTCCTAATGTTGATCAGTCTGTCAATTTCAAACCAGCGTAGCATAGATTTGCATTGGGAGAAGCGACAGCTACATCTTTGAAAAAACATACTTCAAGCATCGCTACAACGGAGTGAGATGATTGAAGATTGGttaattgattttcataattaagggcgaagttaggacttcaggtcctctctgccacacaaccctagatGGTTGGAAGACggtgaagattgattgatttgaaagcATTGAGGCCCCAACCATATCAGCAGAATAAACGCCACGGATTTATTTTGCTTGTAGAAAGGATGCATTGCCTCTTATGGAACACTATACGAGAGGTATGTCCTCAAGATATATACTATTAAAAAATGAACTATGAACTGATTACGCTAATACAGCAGCTATCCTATAAAATATAAAGGTTAGTTGAGTATTACGGTGAGCGCTACGATACCTATTAGATTGAAACGAAACTAGTCAGAAATGattatatatgaaatatatttttgaggAGTTTAATATATTCATCCCCCAACTGTGGAGACATCGACATATGACCCGTCTTTATTCAATCACCTTATATCCCACTAAATATGGAGTAATGTCGAATTTACACAATGAGCTAGCTATTTGAAGGAATCGAACCAAATCAATAAGGGTTATTCATGAAATAACTATTGGAGAACATCAGAATACTCATGCCCCAACTTCTAAGACAACAATATATGCCTCGTCTTCCTTCAATCACCTTATATCCCACTAAATATGGAGTAATGTCGAATTTACAGAATGAGCTAGCTATTTGAAGGATTCAAACCAAATCGAGAAGGGttattaatgaataactatTGGAAGACATCAGAATACTCATGCCCCAACTTCTATGACAACAATATATGCCTCGTCTTCCTTCAATCACCTCATATCCCACAAATATGGAGATATGTCAAATTTACAGAATGAGCTGGCTATTTGAAGGAATAGAACCAAAACAAAAAGGTTATTAATGAAATAACTATTGGAAGACATCAGAATACTCATGCCCCAACTTCTATGACAACAATATATGCCTCGTCTTCCTTCAATCACCTCATATCCCACAAATATGGAGATATGTCAAATTTACAGAATGAGCTGGCTATTTGAAGGAATAGAACCAAAACAAAAAGGGTTATTAATGAAATAACAATTGGAGGACATCAGAATACTCATGCCCCAACTTCTAAGACAACATATATGTCCCGTCTTTCTTCAATCATCTTATATCCCACTAAATATGGAGTTATGCAGAATTTCACAGTGTTTGCTAGCTATTTGAAGGGATCGAACCAAATCGAAAAggtttattcatgaaataacTATTGGAGGACACCAGAATACTCATGCCCCAACTTCTAAGACAACAATATATGCCCCGTCTTTCTTCAATCATCTTATATCCCACTAAATATGAAGTTATGTTGAATTTCACAGTGTTTGCTAGCTATTTGAAGGATTCGAACCGAATCAAAAAGGGTTATTAATGAAATAACTATTGGAGGATATCATTATACACATGCCCCACCTCaccgttgcacaaaagccggtcaaatttAACCATagttaattccacgagagccaatcagggaatgtttttttttgttttttttaaagtgGGCTTCTCAAGAAATTAATCTATACTTTAATGAAGTAAatagctggcttatacacgaacgggataggaaaattatgtttgacacattatcacgtctcaactatgcaactgattaacttgaaattgtgcatataaattcttaactGATGATGGTTATAGCCCtactttcaattcttcaagatttcattatgtcaagttttaaaatagccccttgtgaagcacgggttacctgctagtcatgattaaaacttaaccggcttttgtgaaacTGTCACTAAGGATTCATTTTTAGACTAACCAAAATCTTGTCTATAATCGtttgaatacaatttttattctctcCAATATGGGGGTCCTATTTCAATTAGGAATGAAACTAGAAGATAACTTACAACTAGAGACATGTCAAAGCGCATGGAGAGATTTGTCCTGAGCAAATGATCTGTAGATTTTTTCTCATTTGAAT encodes:
- the LOC120355913 gene encoding uncharacterized protein LOC120355913 gives rise to the protein MATVTVKKEKEEDEDDRSQQPDAVEDDCGQQSYLIPGYNMIFIKEGPYDEQEAGGTAVNSEPEMWHSNCSTSGQDYTTEEGGLNEHAISPMEKCTESSVAGKKTKLHSCAHCSYKTPILLI